The following coding sequences lie in one Streptomyces sp. NBC_01224 genomic window:
- a CDS encoding ABC transporter permease: MTTHASALATTSAASLAEPPARFRDLITSEWIKMRSLRSTPWALAFITLFVIGSGAVATLADKAAGSEPGSFLAYDAFPSTGYMTLMLVAGSMGALTVVSEYSSGLIRTTTVAVPARGAVVLAKAVVTAVLWTAVGTAASIGSFLVSQAILDGHDASVPITHSDVFRPLVASALLAPVCALVGLGLGVLLRHAAGTMLTSVFTLLMLPTMFSESNRWSADVKHTMVSAAWTRLVQTWEPDPGSLGYTATLPGSWIVYALWPLVAVALAVVLVRHRDV, from the coding sequence ATGACCACACACGCCTCCGCCCTCGCGACCACTTCGGCCGCGTCCCTCGCCGAGCCGCCCGCCCGCTTCCGCGACCTGATCACCTCCGAGTGGATCAAGATGCGGTCCCTGCGCTCCACCCCGTGGGCCCTCGCCTTCATCACCCTGTTCGTCATCGGGTCCGGCGCCGTGGCCACACTGGCGGACAAGGCCGCAGGCTCCGAACCCGGTAGTTTCCTGGCCTACGACGCCTTCCCGTCGACCGGTTACATGACGCTGATGCTCGTCGCCGGCAGCATGGGCGCCCTCACAGTCGTGAGCGAGTACAGCAGCGGGCTGATCCGCACCACTACCGTGGCCGTCCCCGCCCGTGGTGCGGTGGTGCTGGCCAAGGCAGTCGTCACCGCCGTGCTGTGGACCGCGGTCGGCACGGCCGCCTCCATCGGATCCTTCCTGGTCTCCCAGGCCATCCTGGACGGGCACGATGCCAGTGTTCCGATCACCCACTCCGACGTGTTCCGGCCGCTGGTGGCATCCGCGTTGCTGGCTCCGGTGTGTGCCTTGGTCGGTCTGGGCCTCGGCGTTCTGCTCCGGCATGCCGCCGGGACCATGCTCACCAGCGTCTTCACCCTGCTGATGCTGCCCACCATGTTCTCGGAGAGCAACCGCTGGTCGGCGGACGTCAAACACACGATGGTGTCGGCCGCCTGGACTCGTCTGGTCCAAACTTGGGAGCCGGATCCCGGATCCCTGGGCTACACCGCCACTCTCCCCGGCTCCTGGATCGTGTACGCCCTCTGGCCGCTGGTCGCGGTCGCTCTCGCGGTGGTCCTCGTACGGCACCGCGACGTGTGA
- a CDS encoding DUF6243 family protein: MTVSKNINNPVGMGGGQRKRLSRAERQNNGPHRNLDRQGAADQKAELVRKMREKAGAAEGAGQAGDDTAQS, translated from the coding sequence GTGACCGTGAGCAAGAACATCAACAACCCCGTGGGCATGGGCGGCGGCCAGCGCAAGAGGCTGTCCCGCGCCGAACGGCAGAACAACGGTCCGCACCGCAACCTCGACCGCCAGGGTGCAGCCGACCAGAAGGCGGAGCTGGTGCGCAAGATGCGCGAGAAGGCAGGCGCAGCTGAGGGCGCCGGGCAGGCGGGCGACGACACCGCACAGAGCTGA
- a CDS encoding restriction endonuclease — MSPRARRGRVATTRRPSARRRTRRPSKRRQRADDRMIGLLVAAALAIALAVTVVNWLLAHWWILIVIGALAVLAGGGWLYQKQQRARWEAVRAQGLRYGLSQLDALHHSRFEDAVRDLMRRDGCRDAVRVGGGGDLGADVKATDPYGRRWVIQCKHRRNGLAGSAVGTPELQVLNGTARQVHSADIAVIVTNGRVTAPAVAFAKQQRLHVVDRHTLAVWASGSRPLWELLRAVPPPRKPTALS; from the coding sequence ATGAGTCCCCGTGCCCGCAGGGGGCGGGTGGCGACGACCAGGCGCCCGTCGGCGCGGCGGCGTACCCGGAGGCCAAGCAAGCGGCGGCAGCGCGCAGACGACCGGATGATCGGTCTCCTCGTGGCTGCGGCCCTGGCCATCGCCCTGGCGGTGACCGTCGTCAACTGGCTGCTGGCTCACTGGTGGATCCTGATCGTCATCGGCGCGCTCGCGGTGCTGGCAGGCGGCGGCTGGCTCTACCAGAAGCAGCAGAGAGCGCGGTGGGAAGCGGTCCGCGCGCAGGGTCTGCGGTACGGGCTGTCCCAACTGGATGCCCTGCACCACTCCCGGTTCGAGGACGCGGTACGGGACCTGATGCGCCGTGACGGCTGCCGGGACGCCGTCCGGGTGGGTGGCGGCGGAGATCTGGGCGCCGACGTGAAGGCCACCGATCCCTACGGGCGGCGCTGGGTGATCCAGTGCAAACACCGCCGCAACGGCCTCGCCGGCTCCGCGGTCGGCACACCGGAACTTCAGGTTCTCAACGGCACCGCCCGCCAGGTCCACAGCGCCGACATCGCGGTCATCGTGACGAACGGCCGGGTCACCGCGCCCGCCGTGGCCTTCGCCAAGCAGCAGCGCCTCCACGTTGTCGACCGCCACACCCTCGCCGTGTGGGCGTCCGGCTCACGCCCCCTGTGGGAACTGCTGCGGGCCGTCCCGCCGCCCCGCAAACCGACCGCCCTCTCCTGA